In one Betaproteobacteria bacterium genomic region, the following are encoded:
- a CDS encoding xanthine dehydrogenase family protein molybdopterin-binding subunit, producing MDRKPETDRRAFLKATAVTGGALVIGFYLPDGMPKALALRPGASPMPFAPNAFIRIAPDESVTILCNKSEMGQGVYTALPMIAADEMDADWGRVRVEAAPAAPPYFHTAFGIQVTGGSTSVNSSFDQLRKAGAMARTMLIAAAAEIWEVEPWSCRAENGYVLHEASARKLSFGQLAAKAATLTPPTDPKLKSPTDFTLIGRPVRRIDGRAKVTGQARFGIDVKLPGMLTAVIARPPVFGGSVKHFNADKAKAVPGVRKVVQIDTGIAVLADGFWAAKQGRDTLDVTWDDGPLASLDSTTQRKQYEELARLDGSAAAVAATRGDVHAALARAEKKLEAVYEVPYLAHATMEPLNCVAHVRADGVEIWVGTQMQTTDQAAAAQIAGVKPERVVIHTMFLGGGFGRRANPAADFVKEAVKVSKAAGVPVKVMWTREDDMRGGYYRPRTYNVVRAGLDVNGLPIAWLHRIVGQSIIQGTPFEPMLLKAELDMTQVEGSAEMDYQIPNFLVEYKMAPRGVPVLWWRSVGHSFTAFVKECFIDECAVAAKQDPVAYRRLLLVDHPRVRGVMDLAAEKAGWGRQLPQGRTMGIAVHESFGSIVAQVAEVSVSPAGEVSVHRVVCAVDCGPIVNPDTVRAQMESGIVFGLSAALYGRITFKDGRVEQSNFHDYPILRMNAMPSIEVFLVDSSAPMGGVGEPGTPPIAPAVVNAVFAATGKRIRRLPIDPNELKQKHDG from the coding sequence ATGGACCGGAAACCGGAGACCGACCGCCGCGCATTCCTCAAGGCGACGGCCGTCACGGGTGGCGCCCTCGTCATCGGCTTCTACCTGCCGGACGGCATGCCGAAGGCGCTGGCGCTGCGACCGGGCGCTTCCCCCATGCCCTTCGCACCCAACGCCTTCATCCGCATCGCCCCCGACGAGTCCGTGACCATTCTCTGCAACAAGTCCGAGATGGGCCAGGGTGTCTATACGGCGCTGCCGATGATCGCCGCCGATGAGATGGACGCGGACTGGGGCCGGGTGCGCGTGGAAGCCGCACCGGCCGCCCCACCGTACTTCCATACGGCATTCGGCATTCAGGTCACCGGCGGCAGCACCAGCGTCAACTCCTCGTTCGACCAGCTGCGCAAGGCGGGTGCGATGGCGCGCACCATGCTCATCGCCGCGGCGGCCGAGATCTGGGAGGTGGAACCGTGGAGCTGCCGCGCCGAGAATGGCTACGTGCTCCACGAAGCATCCGCGAGAAAGCTCTCGTTCGGGCAACTCGCAGCGAAGGCGGCGACGCTGACGCCGCCGACCGACCCGAAGCTCAAGAGTCCGACCGATTTCACGCTGATCGGGCGTCCGGTGCGTCGCATCGACGGGCGCGCAAAGGTCACGGGCCAAGCCAGGTTCGGCATCGATGTGAAGCTGCCGGGCATGCTCACGGCGGTCATCGCGCGCCCGCCGGTGTTCGGCGGCAGCGTGAAGCACTTTAACGCCGACAAGGCCAAGGCAGTACCGGGCGTCAGGAAAGTGGTGCAGATCGACACCGGCATCGCAGTGCTCGCAGACGGTTTCTGGGCTGCCAAGCAGGGGCGCGACACGCTCGATGTGACCTGGGACGACGGACCGCTGGCGAGCCTCGACAGCACGACGCAGCGCAAGCAGTACGAGGAACTCGCGCGCCTCGACGGGTCGGCGGCGGCAGTGGCGGCCACGCGCGGCGACGTGCACGCTGCGCTCGCCCGCGCCGAGAAGAAACTCGAAGCGGTGTACGAAGTGCCCTACCTCGCGCACGCGACCATGGAGCCGCTCAACTGCGTCGCGCACGTGCGGGCGGATGGCGTCGAGATCTGGGTCGGCACGCAGATGCAGACCACCGATCAGGCGGCGGCAGCCCAGATCGCCGGCGTGAAGCCGGAGCGTGTCGTCATCCACACCATGTTCCTCGGCGGCGGCTTCGGGCGCCGCGCCAATCCCGCCGCGGATTTCGTGAAGGAGGCGGTAAAGGTTTCCAAGGCGGCCGGCGTGCCGGTGAAGGTCATGTGGACACGCGAGGACGACATGCGCGGCGGCTACTATCGTCCGCGCACGTACAACGTGGTCCGCGCCGGGCTCGACGTGAACGGCCTGCCGATCGCGTGGCTCCACCGCATCGTCGGCCAGTCCATCATCCAGGGAACACCGTTCGAGCCGATGCTGCTCAAGGCGGAACTCGACATGACGCAGGTCGAGGGCTCTGCCGAAATGGACTACCAGATCCCGAACTTTCTCGTCGAGTACAAGATGGCGCCGCGCGGCGTGCCGGTGCTGTGGTGGCGCTCGGTCGGCCACAGTTTCACGGCCTTCGTGAAGGAGTGCTTCATCGACGAGTGTGCGGTCGCGGCGAAGCAGGACCCGGTCGCCTATCGCCGCCTGCTGCTGGTCGACCATCCGCGAGTGCGCGGGGTCATGGACCTTGCGGCGGAGAAGGCGGGGTGGGGCCGGCAGCTGCCGCAGGGTCGCACCATGGGCATCGCCGTGCACGAATCCTTCGGCAGCATCGTCGCCCAGGTCGCCGAGGTCTCGGTGTCGCCGGCCGGCGAGGTGAGCGTCCATCGCGTCGTGTGCGCGGTCGACTGCGGGCCGATCGTCAATCCGGACACGGTCCGCGCGCAGATGGAATCCGGCATCGTCTTCGGTCTGTCCGCCGCCCTGTACGGTCGCATTACGTTCAAGGACGGGCGTGTCGAGCAGAGCAACTTCCACGACTACCCGATTCTGCGCATGAACGCGATGCCGAGCATCGAGGTATTCCTCGTCGACAGCAGCGCCCCCATGGGTGGGGTCGGTGAACCGGGTACGCCGCCGATCGCACCGGCCG
- a CDS encoding (2Fe-2S)-binding protein has product MISVTINGTAHRLEVSPDTPLLWVLRDTLGLTGTKYGCGIAQCGACTVHVDGVPTRACVTPLSVVSGKTILTIEGLSKSGEHPVQLAWLELDVVQCGYCQSGQIMTAAALLAKTPKPTDAQINEAMSGVLCRCGTYQRIRAAIKRVGGFREP; this is encoded by the coding sequence ATGATCTCGGTCACGATCAACGGCACCGCCCACCGGCTGGAGGTGAGTCCGGACACGCCGCTGCTCTGGGTGTTGCGCGACACTCTGGGACTCACCGGAACGAAGTATGGCTGCGGTATCGCGCAGTGCGGTGCCTGCACGGTGCACGTCGACGGCGTGCCGACGCGCGCCTGCGTAACGCCGCTCTCCGTGGTCTCCGGCAAGACCATTCTCACCATCGAGGGACTGTCGAAGTCGGGTGAGCATCCCGTCCAGCTGGCGTGGCTGGAGCTGGATGTCGTGCAGTGCGGCTACTGCCAGTCGGGGCAGATCATGACCGCGGCGGCGCTGCTCGCGAAGACGCCGAAGCCTACCGACGCTCAGATCAACGAAGCCATGAGCGGCGTGCTCTGCCGCTGCGGAACCTACCAGCGCATCCGCGCTGCCATCAAACGCGTCGGCGGCTTCCGGGAGCCGTGA